The following nucleotide sequence is from Zea mays cultivar B73 chromosome 1, Zm-B73-REFERENCE-NAM-5.0, whole genome shotgun sequence.
ACATACTACGTTGCGCATGTCAAGACTGCCTGTGCCTTCCTGGGAGACGGCATGTCCCGTGTCGAGGTCACCTCCCTTCATCTTCGCATCACATCACCTGCCTAGAACGGCTCAAACAGTTTGCTGAATGAAAACAAAAATGATCGTCTGATGTTTGATCAAGCCATGGGCTGCAGTGCTGCACGCAGTTACTCCCTCCGTCGAAAGTTATAGTTCAACTTTTCTAACTCTGACCAAGTTCATAGAGACCATCTACAATATCAAAATGATTTCATCAATTTCTTCGTGAAAAATGTCTTGATAGTTTATTTGAACATATACAGAGGGAGTATATTTTTTTATAAAATACTTAGGTCAAGTCAAAGTTAAAAGAAGTTTTGATTTAGAATAAAGCTAAAGTGAACTATAATTTAGACCGAGGGAGTAGTAATGCTCGACATGAATTCTACACTTTGTTTCAGTGAAATAAAGCGGGGAACTCTCCTGTTTCCTAAAAAAAGTTGACACAAATTTACAGATGCCAACACTCTCCTCACTATATTTAGGATCTTGAGCGACAAGTCCACGGGAGAGGCCGGAAGGAAGGCATGGATGAAATGTACTTTGGAGTCTATGACCAACTCTTGTATGCCAGGAAGACCGAACCTGTTGAAGGTACTAATTACCTTTTACAAGTTGTTCTTATCCTTCAACAACCGCCTGCATCCATCTAAGGAAGCACACATATGCAATATACCAGTCTTGTTCACTGCCCTTCCATAACAAACCGAAACCACATACACCTCGAATGTTGCATCTTATTTCCTACACTATCTTGATATACTCAACAAACCTTTGTTAGACAAAACTGTACCCTGACGACTTATGTTTTGTACCCTGTAACATATATGTGCCTCACATGCAACAGGAGCCCAGTGGACGGGAATAGTGACAACAATCGCTGTCGAGATGCTGAAAGCAAACATGGTTGATGCTGTGGTTTGTGTACAAAGGCACCCAAACAAGAATCAAATGCCACATCATTCTTTCTCAGTGCTATGCACAAGCATTACCACATGGATTCAAATAATGTTTTTTACCCCctctgcagtgatcctgacgacagGCTTGCTCCAAGACCTGTTTTGGCCAGGTATTGTGAAACTGATGGCTTTCAGAATTGTCCTTTATGGCTTGTGTATAACACTCCTTGACTGGATATACTTTTGCAATTCCAGACTTTCTGTAACTATTTTGAGCTTAAACTTTTGTTATCAGTCCATCCATGAATTACTCATGCTAATCATTATGTCCCTTGATTTCTAGAATGGAAGTGACATTTAATCTCAGTAGCCATGCTCTTGTAGGACACCAGACGAAGTAATTGCAGCCAAAGGTGTGAAGCCAACATTATCACCAAATCTCAATACACTTGCCTTAGTCGAGGTAAGTCGCTCCTTTTAACTCTATACTTCCCATGCCCCCTTATTCTTGATGCAAGCTATGGTGCCATGCCTCCTTTCCCTTTCTTATAACATATAGAAGTAATAATGGGTCATATCAGCAGATCTCTGAGAGTCAGAGAGAATCAGCTGTCCTAATATTAATTTAGGGTTAATTGATCCAGATATTCGTTCCCATTTCCCAATTCAAGAGAATTAGAAGTAGTTCAATTATATTTGAATTTGTTGCTTGGCAAGACCGCAAATGTAATTCTATTAGCCTATTAAATCTGGAGTAGCCCCACATTCTAGTGGGTTCCAAAGCCTATTCCAATCATCCCTCCAACCATAACAATACATATGATATCCTATAGTGACCAGTTTATAAATCCAGAGAGTTTCACAGTTTCCTTTGGCAGGCAGCTGGTGTAAAGCGGCTTCTTTTCTGCGGTGTGGGCTGTCAAGTGCAAGGTCTTTTCCTTTACCTGGCCTTTCTTCTCTTTCTATTGCTGATGTTTTATCAAATGTAAAAGTAAAAGTTGCTAAAGTTATTGTTTGAACTACAGCTTTGAGATCTGTAGAAAAGTACCTTGGTTTGGAAAAGCTTTATGTGCTTGGAACAAACTGTGGTAATTTCCATTTCTCCTCTCAAACCAGTCAATATTTACATTTTCTGTCGTGGAAGATAATATTGTAGCTCTAACATActgtatttttcttagttgacaaTGGTACGCGTGAAGGGCTTGATAAATTCTTGAAAGCGGCAAGCAGTGAGCCAGAAACTGTTATGCATTATGAATTTATGCAAGACTATAAGGTATGACATTGAAATAATTAGCTGCATACATTCTTTTTCCCACATTGGTAGGTTCATGTATGGATAATCAATAGGATAGGAATACAGTTTTCCATATCAACAGCTCAAGGAGCAGTTTTAGGATCAACACAAGAACACATGGCATTTACAGAATTGCCATGATTTTCCTTAGATTTTTTTTATGTATGATCACATTGTATAACTGAGAATATTTACAGGTGCATCTAAAGCATTTAGATGGGCACATTGAAGAGGTAAATATTTGTTTGCCAATAATTCTGAGGCTTTATGGATTCTACAATGGAACTATTTAAGTCAGGGCCTAATTTTTGCAGGTTCCTTATTTTTGCCTGCCAGCAAACGACCTGGTAGATGTTATTGCACCGTCATGCTATAGGTATTCTCTATTCAGTATATCGGGTTGTTAGTTTCTTTTCCAAAACTTTTATTGGCCGTTCACAGGTGAGCTAATGATTTGCTTATACCAATTGCAGCTGCTTTGACTACACAAATGGCTTGGCGGTAAGGTTTCCATCATTTTGAATTTGAATAGGGTCCCTTGTTTTGAATAGGAACTTTCTTTCTAGTGCTCATCTGCACAAATAGACAGAAGTTGTACTTCCTAGTGCTCATCTGCACAAATAGAAATGATTGGATCACGTGTCGTTTAGAAAAGATGGAATAATCCTGAAACACACTAGACTGAATCATCTATGTGTTGCATGACGTGGACTGTGTCGTTCTTATTATTACGCACTAACATAGCTGAACTAATTCTCTTGACCTCGAGTTGCCTGGGTGCCTCTTCAACCTTCATGTTCAGAATAGCATTTGTTGTGAGATATCATCTGTTATCTTGGTATATGTCTTCAGTCTGCTCTCTTGGAGCAGACAAACAGCTCAGAGTCACTATGTTGTTTGGTTAAATGTCTGCAGGATTTAGTGGTGGGGTATATGGGAGTACCGAAATATGCTGGGGTCTCCATGACACAGCATCCTCAGTACATTACAGTCAGGTAGAGCGAGTAGGATTGTGCAATTATATTGTAAACAGTACCCTGGTGAGCATCATTGGAACTCTATCCCTTCAGGAACGATCGTGGACAGGAGATGCTGAACCTGGTAGCTGGCCTTCTGGAAAGCACACCTACAATTAGCAGTGTACGCATGCATTTGCATCCGCAGCTATAGAACTGGCACACAACATTCTTCGGCGCCTGGGAGGCGTGCAACGTAGTACTAGGAGACTGACAAGGGTGCTGTGTGTCTGTTTGTTTCAGGGCTCCAGGCAACCGTTTGTTATGGAGACAGTGAAAGCTGACGATGCCGCAAAACTGGGTACCTCCCCTAATCACCATTTGTATGGAATACTAGTACTTAGCATTGGAATAGAATTAGTAGTAACAATGACGATCCGTTTGGCTTACATTCATGTAAATAAACAAACGAATGGATCTACAGGGAAAGGCCCTTCGAAACCAGCTCCTAGATTCGTCGGCGACATTCTGGCCTTCCTGCTGAACTTGGTCAGTTCTTGGTCGTCTGCAGAGGAGGGATGGCATGAGATTTGTAACGTTAACTGAACACGAGTACATAACCAGGCTGTGCTGTATGATATGCTGTTTCAGGTTGGACCCAAGGGTCTGGAGTTCGCACGCTACTCTCTGGACTATCACACCATTCGGAATTATCTGCATGTTAGGCGGGCATGGGGAAAGCAAAGAGCTGAGCAGCACATCCCGGGGTATGCCAAGAAGATCGTGGAGGCCTACGACAAAGACGGACGGATCGAGGCAATGGTTACGCAGTCAGGTGACTGACTCACACCATTCACACTCTACTAGCTGGTAGTATTTGTATACTAGCTGGTAGTATTTGTACTGCATTGTAGTAAAGATTAAGGAATGTAGAAGAATTGTTTGTGATGTGACGTAGTGGCGATGTATACAGTAGAATGTATAGGCTGCATGGCAGCAGCTCAGATCTGTATGTACATCCTGCGCTTGCCAGTTTCTAGTTTGCATTTGCTTTTCTGGGCATGCCTTTTGTTTTAATTATATTGTCTTTGATAAGTCCAAGATAAAAGAAGCCACAGAGTCCTCAAATGTTGGAAATCGCCAAGTTAATGGCTGAATTTTGTTGCGTCAATCTAAGCACAACCATGCTACGATTGATTTAGTGTGTATGATATGATGAGGGGTAGCTCTATGTTAAGGTTTGGACGAAGCAGAGGAGAGTTGGGCGGCTTTGGTGATTGTTGTCGGCTCTAATCATTATATTGCAAGAGGCTCTTAAGGCTATTTTAGAAACCTCAAATCTCCTTCAGGATTGGAGATGATTGAggtggaaatgaactaatttcctctccaatccacttcaatcccgaaggggatttgaatttccaaactagcccttatggTCATTTACACGGTAAATTCTTAAAGACCAACTCTAGTGATAGAGTGGCTTCTTAGAGTGCCTTATTAGAGGGATTCATATGTTGCCCTTTGTGGGTTTGGCTTGTTAAGCCAATGAAGTGCGTGAATCACCTAGTGTGGACTCGTCATAATAAGGACATATGTTAGCGACAAACAACCAAACCTTAGAGATAAATATCGTATCATATCTTGCCCCATGTGGTTTGCGCTCCAAACTATCCTCATTATTGCATTAGCATATAGTTCGTCATATTCATATATATCATTTACACGCTATTGGTTTGTCTAGAGAAATAGCCTTAAGTAAAACTAGAGCAAGTAATCTCTTTTACATATCAAAtatatattgtcggcgtttcgagaccgggggtccccaagccgacgagtgagtgtgctgcgtgccccagcccagatgggtcgagcgcgtgggcgagcgcgaaggggggagaggcgaggtggccggagacgggcgtgagagaggtggagatcccgcggccttcgtgttcgtcccgcgcccaggtcgggtgcgcttgcagtaggggggttacaagcgtccacgcgggtgagggaagcgagcggccccaagagagcgcctgtctcgtcctcgtccccgcgcggccaaccttctctaagaaggccctggtccttccttttatagtcgtaaggagaggatccaggtgtacaacggggggtgtagcagagtgctacgtgtctagcggagagagagctagcgccctaggtacatgcccatgtggcagccggagaggtcttggcaccttgctggcgtgatgtcgtggctgtcggaggagcaccggagcctggcggagggacagctgtaggagcggtcgagtccttgctgacgtcgtcttgcttccgtaagagagctgagagccgccgtcgtcacagagcttgcggagcgccatcattgtccatctggcggagctagccagatgggacgccggtcttattctccgtgacccgagtcggctcggggtaggatgatgatggcgcttcctgtcgacgtggcgggcctgtgccctaggtcgggcgacgtgggggctcctccgaagccggggtcgagtctgtcttccgtggccgaggccgagcccccgggtcgggcgaggcggagatcgttcggccgaggccagggcggagtccgagccctggggtcgggcgaggcggagtctcgtcgtcttctggggctgagcccgagtccgagccctggggtcgggcggagcggagttcgccgtcttccgggtcttaacccgagtccgagccctggggtcgggcggagcggagttcgccgtcttccgggtcttagcccgagtccgagccctggggtcgggcggagcggagttcgccgtcttccgggtcttaacccgagttcgatccctggggtcgggcggagcgaagttcgccgtcttccgggtcttagcccgagtccgagccctggggtcaggcggagcggagttcgccgtcttccgggtcttagcccgagtccgagccctggggtcgggcggagcggagttcgccgtcttccgggtcttagcccgagtccgagccctggggtcgggcggagcggagtttcctatggcgcctttggccgggcctgactgcctgtcagactcactctgtcgagtggcactgcagtcggagtggcgcaggtggcgctgtccttctgtcagactggtcagtggagcggtggagtgacggcggtcacttcggctctgccggggggcgcgtgtcaggataaaggtgtcaggccacctttgcgttaaatgctcctgcaacctggtaagtcggcgcggcgatttagtcagggttgcttctaagcgaagccaaggcctcgggcgagccggaggtgtgtccgccgtaaaaaggggggcctcgagcgagacggaagtctctcgaggtcggctgcccttggccgaggctaggctcgggcgaagcgtgatcgagccactcgtgtggactgacccctgacttaatcggacccatcaggcttttgcagcttcatgctgatgggggttaccagctgagaattaggcgtcttgagggtacccctaattatggtccccgacagtagcccccgagcctcgaagggagtgttagcactcgcttggaggctttcgtcgcacttttttgcaaggggaccagcctttctcggttgcattttgttccggtgggtgcgcgcgagcgcacccgccgggtgtagcccccgaggcctcggaggagtggttacactccttcgaggtcttaatgccttgcgtaatgctttggctggtctggttgttccctcatgcgaactggccgtagcccgggtgcacggtcggggcccaagctctcgggctggtatgttgacgctgtcaacggtttggccggagccgggtttgcgagagcagcccccgagcctccgcacagggcgagaggatgatcagggacaaactcggctttttttacatacgcccctacgtcgcctttccgcaaggaggaggggggagagcgccatgttaccctcgatgggcaccgaacatggtgtctccggtgagctgcaagcgggtaatccgagtggacgtccgtgccccgttcgttgggggtcggctaggggcccagaggcacgcctaaaagtacctgcgggtgatttgccggacccggtcccctggcgacggggtccgagggctcgatgcctccctccgatgggattccgttacaagatcgttcccgctggtctcggaaatgtcctagggtacctcgggagcgcagcccgagccttggttatgtatcgaacgtacccctggtcatccctcgctcggcgtctgaggcgactgtgaacccttcgggggccagccttcgaacccctgatcagtaatgggcgcggagcccgagtagcctgaggcggccatggagcccttcggggggctggccttcgaacccctgaccagtagtgggtgtcgggcccacgcgatctgaggcgactgttgaacccctcggagggccagccttcgaacctctaatcagtagggggggggctcggagcccggttccttcacagagaaggatccttttcggggtatccccctttcccggtccct
It contains:
- the LOC100192754 gene encoding 7-hydroxymethyl chlorophyll a reductase, chloroplastic isoform X1, with product MASSTSLSLCLHASSPSSSSPGLRRPSLASSSSSRSERTRKIRAKAVREDWRQKSKPIPPGAVYPAKDHCSRCGLCDTYYVAHVKTACAFLGDGMSRVEDLERQVHGRGRKEGMDEMYFGVYDQLLYARKTEPVEGAQWTGIVTTIAVEMLKANMVDAVVCVQSDPDDRLAPRPVLARTPDEVIAAKGVKPTLSPNLNTLALVEAAGVKRLLFCGVGCQVQALRSVEKYLGLEKLYVLGTNCVDNGTREGLDKFLKAASSEPETVMHYEFMQDYKVHLKHLDGHIEEVPYFCLPANDLVDVIAPSCYSCFDYTNGLADLVVGYMGVPKYAGVSMTQHPQYITVRNDRGQEMLNLVAGLLESTPTISSGSRQPFVMETVKADDAAKLGKGPSKPAPRFVGDILAFLLNLVGPKGLEFARYSLDYHTIRNYLHVRRAWGKQRAEQHIPGYAKKIVEAYDKDGRIEAMVTQSGD
- the LOC100192754 gene encoding 7-hydroxymethyl chlorophyll a reductase, chloroplastic (The RefSeq protein has 1 substitution compared to this genomic sequence) gives rise to the protein MASSTSLSLCLHASSPSSSSPGLRRPSLASSSSSRSERTRKIRAKAVREDWRQKSKPIPPGAVYPAKDHCSRCGLCDTYYVAHVKTACAFLGDGMSRVEDLERQVHGRGRKEGMDEMYFGVYDQLLYARKTEPVEGAQWTGIVTTIAVEMLKANMVDAVVCVQSDPDDRLAPRPVLARTPDEVIAAKGVKPTLSPNLNTLALVEAAGVKRLLFCGVGCQVQALRSVEKYLGLEKLYVLGTNFDNGTREGLDKFLKAASSEPETVMHYEFMQDYKVHLKHLDGHIEEVPYFCLPANDLVDVIAPSCYSCFDYTNGLADLVVGYMGVPKYAGVSMTQHPQYITVRNDRGQVMLNLVAGLLESTPTISSGSRQPFVMETVKADDAAKLGKGPSKPAPRFVGDILAFLLNLVGPKGLEFARYSLDYHTIRNYLHVRRAWGKQRAEQHIPGYAKKIVEAYDKDGRIEAMVTQSGD